CGAGATGGTGCCGCTGTCGGCGCTGATGAAGGTCAACTCCAGCTTCGGACCGGAGCGCGCCATGCGCTACAACGGCTATCTGTCGGCCGACATCAACGGCGCACCGGCGCCCGGCTACTCCTCCGGCCAGGCGCAGGACGCCATCGAGCGCATCGCCGCCGAGGTGCTGCCGCAGGGCATCGGCTTCGAGTGGACCGACCTGACCTACCAGGAGATCCTCGCCGGCAATTCAGCGATCTGGGTGTTCCCGCTCGCGATCCTGCTGGTGTTCCTGGCGCTGGCCGCCCTGTACGAGAGCCTCACCTTGCCCCTGGCCATCATCCTCATCGTGCCGATGGGGCTGCTGGCGGCGATGACCGGCGTGTGGTTGTCCGATGGCGACAGCAATGTGTTCACGCAGATCGGGCTGATGGTGCTGGTCGGGCTGTCGGCCAAGAACGCCATCCTGATCGTCGAGTTCGCACGCGAGCTCGAATTCGCCGGTCGCACGCCGGTGCAGGCGGCCATCGAGGCGGCGCGGCTTCGGCTGCGGCCCATCCTGATGACCTCGCTGGCGTTCGTGATGGGCGTGCTGCCGCTGGTCACCTCCACCGGCGCCGGCGCCGAGATGCGGCAGGCGATGGGCGTGGCGGTGTTCACCGGAATGATCGGCGTGACCGCCTTCGGCCTCTTCCTGACACCGGTGTTCTATGTGCTGCTGCGCCGCCTGGCGGGCAACCGGCCGCTCAAGCTGCACGGCGAGGTGCCGCATGTGGAGGCCTTCGCCGGCACGGGCGGACCGCTGAAGGCGATGCCCGCGGCGCCGCGCCATGAGCATGAATGAGAAAGGAACGATCGTGAAACGAGGGATGGTGCTGTCGGCGCTGACGCTTGCGCTGGTGCTGGCCGGTTGCGCGACGCCGCCGGCAATCGATACCGCGGCGCTGCCGGCCACGCCGGCGGCCTTCAAGGAAGGCGACGGCCGCTGGACGGTCGCCGCGCCGGCCGAGGCGCAGCCGCGCGGCGCCTGGTGGAAGGCCTTCGGCGACCCGGTGCTCGACGGCCTGGTCGAGCGCGCCGACCGCGAGAACACGCAGGTGCAGGTGGCGGCGGCGCGGCTCACGCAGGCGCGTGCGCTCCTGCGCGGTGCCCAGGCCGACCGCGCGCCGCAGGTCGGCGTGAGTGCGGGCGCCAGCCGCGGCACCGTGGCCGGCGCCGGTCCGGCGGCTTCGACGCTGGTCAGCGCGGGCGCCAGCCTGTCGTACGAGCTCGACCTCTTCGGCCGCATCTCCCGCACGACGCAGGCCGCGGCGCTCGACGTGCAGGCGAACGAAGCGCTGCTGCAGAGCACGCGCCTGCTGGTGCAGGCCGAAGTGGCGCAGACCTACCTGTCGCTGCGGGCGGTCGACAACGAGCGGGCGATCCTGCGCGACACGGTCGAGGCCTACCGCAACACGCTGCGACTGACCGAGCGGCGCCAGCAGGCCGGCGACGTCGCCGAGCTCGAAGTGTCGCGCGTGCGCACCGAGCTGGCTGCCACCGAATCGGAGGCTCTCGCGCTGGAGCGCAGCCGCGCCGCGCTGGAGCATGCCTTGGCGGTGCTGGTGGGCGAGGTCGCATCGGGATTCGCGCTGGCGGGCAGCGACGGTGCCACGGCATTGCCGATCGTGCCCGCCGGCGTGCCGGCCACCGTGCTCGCGCGGCGGCCCGACGTCTCGGCGGCGATGGCGCAGCTGAAGGCGGCGCAGGCGCGCGTCGGCGTCGCGCAGGC
The Piscinibacter sp. XHJ-5 DNA segment above includes these coding regions:
- a CDS encoding efflux transporter outer membrane subunit yields the protein MNEKGTIVKRGMVLSALTLALVLAGCATPPAIDTAALPATPAAFKEGDGRWTVAAPAEAQPRGAWWKAFGDPVLDGLVERADRENTQVQVAAARLTQARALLRGAQADRAPQVGVSAGASRGTVAGAGPAASTLVSAGASLSYELDLFGRISRTTQAAALDVQANEALLQSTRLLVQAEVAQTYLSLRAVDNERAILRDTVEAYRNTLRLTERRQQAGDVAELEVSRVRTELAATESEALALERSRAALEHALAVLVGEVASGFALAGSDGATALPIVPAGVPATVLARRPDVSAAMAQLKAAQARVGVAQAAWFPDVSLTAAGGFASPEVSDLFKWSARSWTVGALLALPLFDGGRREAGVQAARGGFDAALADYRQKVLVAFKDVEDELSALRLLAEQSQAQARAVDSASRATALSEARYRNGFVSQLDLLDAQRSELRNRRQAVQVRAAQYQATVGLIRALGGGWES